A window of the Chionomys nivalis chromosome 25, mChiNiv1.1, whole genome shotgun sequence genome harbors these coding sequences:
- the LOC130866455 gene encoding 40S ribosomal protein S2 → MADDAGAAGGPGGPGGPGLGGRGGFRGGFGSGLRGRGRGRGRGRGRGRGARGGKAEDKEWIPVTKLGRLVKDMKIKSLEEIYLFSLPIKESEIIDFFLGASLKDEVLKIMPVQKQTRAGQRTRFKAFVAIGDYNGHVGLGVKCSKEVATAIRGAIILAKLSIVPVRRGYWGNKIGKPHTVPCKVTGRCGSVLVRLIPAPRGTGIVSAPVPKKLLMMAGIDDCYTSARGCTATLGNFAKATFDAISKTYSYLTPDLWKETVFTKSPYQEFTDHLVKTHTRVSVQRTQAPAVATT, encoded by the coding sequence ATGGCGGATGACGCCGGTGCAGCGGGAGGGCCCGGAGGACCCGGGGGCCCAGGATTAGGAGGCCGTGGCGGCTTCCGCGGAGGATTCGGCAGCGGTCTGAGGGGCCGCGGCCGTGGTCGAGGCCGTGGCCGAGGACGAGGCCGTGGGGCTCGCGGAGGTAAAGCTGAAGACAAGGAGTGGATTCCCGTCACCAAGCTGGGCCGCCTGGttaaggacatgaaaatcaagtccctagaggagatctacctgttctccctgcccattaaggagtctgagattattgactttttcctcggagcttccctaaaggatgaggttctgaagatcatgcccgtgcagaagcagactagggcaggccagcggaccaggttcaaggctttTGTCGCTATTGGGGACTACAATGGTCACGTAGGTCTCGGTGTCAAGTGCTCCAAGGAGGTAGCCACTGCCATCCGAGGGGCCATCATCTTGgccaagctttccattgtccctgtgcggagaggctactgggggaacaagattggcaagccccacactgttccttgcaaagtgacaggccgctgtggttctgtgctggtgcgtctcatccctgcccccagaggcactggcatagtctccgctcctgtgcccaagaagctgctgatgatggctggcattgatgactgctacacatcagccaggggctgcactgccaccctgggcaactttgccaaggccacctttgatgccatctctaagACCTATAGCTACCTGACCCccgacctctggaaagagactgtgttcaccaagtctccttatcaggaattcactgaccatcttgtgaaaacccacaccagagtttctgttcagaggacccaggctccagctgtggccaccacataa